A region of Beijerinckia sp. 28-YEA-48 DNA encodes the following proteins:
- a CDS encoding LysR family transcriptional regulator — translation MEIPLGKQLGQKWMDRVGRRVKLRDLHIVLAVAEAGSMTRAAEQLAVSYPVVSKTISELERNLGVKLFDRSISGVEPTHYGQALLKSGVAVFDEMRKGLQVIDAIRQPDAGDLRISTSIVIDSGILPVILEQFARDYPRAILHIFHEDIATQQYDKLRDRKVELVLGRQSVDLNEPDLVAETLFDEPNVVVASTDSPWARRRNIALADMMQVPWVLAEPGSLARSLQDETFRMSGVEPPIATATTVSLHLYMRLIATGRWVGLVPSSVMRYGRPNMPIKALPVALASPPAPVGIVTVKDRTLTPLAERFLECARKIAGAKAVKSVVGR, via the coding sequence ATGGAGATACCCCTAGGCAAACAGCTAGGCCAGAAGTGGATGGACCGGGTCGGTCGCCGGGTGAAGCTGCGCGACCTGCATATCGTCCTGGCCGTGGCCGAAGCGGGCAGCATGACCCGGGCCGCCGAGCAGCTGGCCGTGTCCTATCCCGTCGTCTCGAAAACGATTTCGGAGCTGGAGCGCAATCTCGGGGTCAAACTGTTCGACCGCAGCATCTCAGGTGTCGAGCCGACGCATTATGGGCAGGCGCTTCTCAAGTCCGGCGTCGCCGTGTTCGATGAGATGCGCAAGGGCCTGCAAGTGATCGACGCCATTCGCCAGCCCGATGCCGGCGACCTGCGCATCAGCACATCCATCGTCATCGATTCGGGCATCTTGCCGGTGATCCTCGAGCAATTCGCGCGCGACTATCCACGCGCCATCCTCCACATCTTTCACGAAGACATCGCCACCCAGCAATATGACAAGCTGCGCGATCGAAAAGTTGAGCTGGTCCTCGGCCGTCAAAGCGTTGATCTGAACGAGCCCGATCTCGTCGCCGAAACGCTTTTCGATGAACCCAATGTGGTTGTCGCCAGCACGGACAGTCCGTGGGCGCGACGCCGCAATATCGCGCTCGCCGATATGATGCAGGTGCCCTGGGTGCTGGCGGAACCAGGCAGCCTGGCGCGCTCGCTGCAAGACGAGACGTTTCGAATGAGCGGCGTCGAACCGCCCATCGCAACGGCGACGACGGTGTCCCTCCACCTCTATATGCGGCTCATCGCCACCGGCCGTTGGGTCGGTCTCGTCCCGTCCTCGGTGATGCGGTACGGAAGGCCCAACATGCCGATCAAAGCGCTGCCGGTGGCGCTTGCATCACCGCCTGCACCTGTCGGCATCGTCACTGTGAAAGATCGCACGCTCACACCGCTTGCAGAGCGGTTTTTGGAATGCGCGCGCAAGATTGCGGGCGCGAAGGCGGTGAAGAGCGTGGTCGGGCGCTAA
- a CDS encoding DJ-1/PfpI family protein, translating to MQPMERRAVLTLGAMLAAAATGSEALAQSQSAPARSMPEVPPDAPKVAMLVYPKMVALDLIGPMTVFNILRFNVQLVWKDKTPVATDVGIPIAPTQSFAECPKDLDILFVPGGILGTVDCMNDEDVCAFLADRGARARWVTGVCTGTLVLAAAGLLRGYKATSHWAVTDLLPLMGADFVEGRVIQDRNRLTGGGVTAGIDFGLTLAGLMKGEEAARRVQLLIEYAPAPPFNSGTPREAGPELVAGLRKARSAMDGRAREAAEAAAKRLGI from the coding sequence ATGCAACCGATGGAACGTCGTGCCGTTTTAACCTTGGGAGCCATGCTGGCGGCGGCAGCAACTGGATCGGAGGCGCTGGCGCAGAGCCAGTCCGCGCCGGCGAGGTCTATGCCGGAGGTCCCGCCGGATGCCCCCAAGGTTGCCATGCTCGTTTATCCCAAGATGGTGGCGCTCGATCTCATCGGGCCGATGACTGTTTTCAATATTCTGCGCTTCAATGTGCAACTGGTCTGGAAGGACAAGACGCCTGTCGCCACCGACGTCGGCATTCCCATTGCGCCGACGCAGTCGTTTGCTGAATGCCCGAAGGACCTCGACATCCTCTTCGTGCCCGGAGGGATTTTGGGCACGGTCGATTGCATGAACGATGAGGATGTGTGCGCTTTTCTGGCTGATCGCGGCGCCCGGGCGCGTTGGGTGACCGGCGTTTGCACGGGAACACTCGTGCTGGCGGCGGCAGGTCTGTTGCGCGGTTACAAAGCCACCTCCCATTGGGCGGTCACCGATCTATTGCCGCTCATGGGCGCTGACTTTGTCGAAGGTCGCGTCATTCAGGATCGCAATCGCCTCACCGGCGGTGGCGTCACGGCCGGGATTGATTTCGGGCTCACCTTGGCTGGGCTGATGAAAGGCGAGGAGGCGGCGCGACGCGTTCAACTCCTGATCGAATATGCGCCGGCGCCGCCCTTCAACAGCGGCACGCCGCGTGAGGCGGGACCGGAGCTTGTCGCTGGTCTGCGCAAAGCCAGGAGCGCGATGGACGGCCGCGCCCGTGAGGCTGCGGAGGCGGCTGCCAAAAGATTGGGCATTTGA
- a CDS encoding lyase family protein: protein MNLLRMPPADQPPEPDTFHWLVEMNKASAVMLVERAVIAPALGRTIAQAIAEVAAQGAQPGGARPGDYLEFEKRLVAIAGPDVSRLHTGRSRQDLGATLQRLALRHEFLHVFARLNAARAALLDLAAQYPHAVIPAYTWGVQAQPLTLGHYLLGFLGAFGRLAERMREAYPRINRSPFGTAAMGTSSFDVDRLQLAELLGFDGLVENSFDAGQIAPIDLGAELAGLASSCGLTIGAFVADLTTQYAQTRPWLLLMPGAQTGGSSIMPQKRNPFGLTFLRGRASRLIASAQAFTLAAHNVATGMGDYKPFIDPEQGNQPHATVELMALVLDSLTEIVGTLQFDPARARQEVDNEYATMTELADVLQRDGNVPFRIGHHFAARLVDHLRASAQRSSEIAFAEAQRIWRDVADELNFEIRALPLSEVSFRRALDADHMVQASKGIGGPQASEVERMLGAARSGIDTDRQWQKARVENLVGAKKGLEDYFERLARS from the coding sequence TTGAACCTGCTCCGCATGCCGCCAGCCGATCAGCCGCCAGAGCCCGACACCTTCCATTGGTTGGTGGAGATGAACAAGGCCTCGGCCGTGATGCTGGTCGAACGCGCGGTGATCGCACCGGCGCTGGGTCGCACTATTGCCCAAGCGATCGCTGAGGTCGCAGCGCAGGGTGCGCAGCCCGGCGGCGCGCGTCCGGGTGATTATCTCGAGTTCGAAAAACGGCTGGTCGCTATCGCCGGACCTGACGTCTCGCGCCTCCATACCGGGCGCAGCCGGCAGGATCTCGGCGCGACTTTGCAGCGGCTGGCGCTACGGCACGAGTTCCTGCACGTCTTCGCGCGTTTGAACGCGGCGCGCGCCGCGCTGCTCGATCTGGCGGCACAGTATCCGCACGCCGTCATCCCCGCTTACACCTGGGGCGTGCAGGCGCAGCCATTGACGCTCGGCCATTATCTGCTCGGCTTCCTTGGCGCGTTTGGCCGCTTGGCCGAACGCATGCGCGAAGCTTATCCGCGCATCAATCGCTCGCCCTTCGGCACCGCCGCCATGGGCACGTCGAGTTTCGATGTCGATCGTTTACAGCTGGCGGAACTGCTCGGCTTCGATGGCCTGGTCGAAAACTCCTTCGATGCCGGGCAGATCGCGCCCATCGATCTTGGCGCGGAACTCGCGGGGCTCGCCAGCTCCTGCGGCCTGACGATCGGCGCCTTCGTCGCCGATCTCACCACGCAATATGCGCAGACGCGCCCCTGGCTGTTGCTGATGCCTGGCGCGCAGACCGGCGGCAGCAGCATCATGCCGCAAAAGCGCAATCCCTTCGGCCTGACCTTTCTGCGCGGCCGCGCCAGCCGCCTGATCGCCTCGGCCCAAGCCTTCACGCTTGCCGCCCACAATGTCGCGACCGGCATGGGTGACTACAAACCCTTCATCGATCCAGAACAGGGCAACCAGCCCCATGCCACGGTTGAACTGATGGCGCTGGTGCTCGACAGCCTGACGGAGATTGTCGGCACGCTGCAGTTTGATCCCGCCCGCGCCCGGCAGGAAGTCGACAACGAATATGCGACGATGACCGAATTGGCCGATGTGCTGCAGCGCGACGGCAACGTGCCGTTCCGCATCGGCCACCATTTTGCGGCCCGCTTGGTCGATCATCTGCGCGCGAGCGCGCAACGTTCGAGCGAGATCGCTTTTGCTGAGGCGCAGCGCATCTGGCGGGACGTCGCGGACGAGCTGAATTTCGAAATCCGGGCGTTACCGCTGTCGGAAGTCAGCTTCCGCCGCGCGCTCGATGCCGACCATATGGTGCAAGCGAGCAAAGGCATCGGCGGCCCGCAGGCTTCTGAGGTGGAGCGGATGCTCGGCGCGGCGCGGTCAGGGATCGATACGGATCGGCAATGGCAAAAAGCGCGCGTCGAGAATTTGGTCGGCGCGAAAAAAGGTCTCGAAGATTACTTTGAACGTCTTGCCAGGTCTTAG
- a CDS encoding tripartite tricarboxylate transporter substrate binding protein, whose protein sequence is MSFGAKSAFLAMAICGWSGSALAQDVYPARPITLVVAYPAGGGADITARVGTPFLEKYLGQSIVVENIGGASGAIGAMKVATATPDGYTLLFGTTNEMIVTPLVNPATKYRVADFEPVALIARSTAILFGRTGLPANSLDELIEYGRANPDGLSLAHPGAGTFQYLAAVLAMQKAGLKVRYVAYRGAAPLLQDIGAGHVDLAVAVLASVDQQLNTGQMKAFGVLRAERDPLRPQTPTVNEGKYLKGIDASFWTALFAPKGTPKAIVDKLNAAVMAMNVDPATLELRKTSMETPAAASSPQAFGQFLKQETDTLTAVVAAAHAATTETPR, encoded by the coding sequence ATGTCGTTTGGGGCGAAATCAGCGTTTTTGGCGATGGCCATCTGTGGCTGGAGCGGATCGGCTTTGGCACAGGACGTCTATCCCGCGCGCCCGATCACGTTGGTCGTGGCCTATCCGGCTGGCGGCGGCGCCGATATCACGGCGCGGGTTGGCACGCCGTTTCTTGAGAAATATCTCGGACAGTCCATTGTCGTCGAAAACATTGGCGGCGCCAGCGGCGCGATCGGCGCCATGAAAGTCGCCACCGCCACGCCCGACGGCTACACGCTGCTGTTTGGGACGACCAATGAAATGATCGTCACGCCTCTGGTCAATCCGGCGACGAAATATCGCGTCGCCGATTTCGAGCCGGTGGCGCTCATCGCCCGATCGACGGCCATTCTTTTTGGCCGCACCGGATTGCCGGCCAATTCGCTCGATGAACTGATCGAATATGGCCGCGCCAATCCCGATGGTCTGTCGCTTGCCCATCCCGGCGCCGGCACCTTCCAATATCTGGCGGCTGTTCTGGCCATGCAGAAGGCCGGATTGAAAGTACGTTACGTTGCTTATCGCGGTGCTGCGCCGCTGCTTCAGGACATTGGCGCCGGCCATGTCGATCTGGCGGTGGCGGTTCTGGCTTCCGTCGATCAGCAATTGAACACCGGCCAGATGAAAGCCTTTGGCGTGCTGCGGGCCGAGCGCGATCCGCTGCGTCCGCAGACGCCGACGGTGAACGAGGGCAAATATCTGAAAGGCATCGATGCGTCGTTCTGGACGGCGCTGTTCGCGCCAAAAGGCACGCCGAAGGCGATCGTCGACAAGCTGAACGCAGCGGTGATGGCGATGAATGTCGATCCGGCGACGCTGGAATTGCGCAAAACATCGATGGAAACGCCGGCAGCCGCCTCGAGCCCGCAAGCGTTCGGTCAATTCCTCAAGCAAGAGACGGACACGCTGACTGCCGTGGTAGCGGCCGCTCATGCTGCGACAACGGAGACGCCGCGTTGA
- a CDS encoding LysR substrate-binding domain-containing protein — protein sequence MSTTSHLRAFRAVMETGAITSAAAALRRAQPQISRSIAELEAEIGFPLFIRAGRRVAPTERAIKLYDEVCRALDGLDRVDHVVDDLRRQASDELRILAPSHAAYSIVPIAMAHMRREQPDLRFALEIVSRNALGAIVTYRNFDIGIAVLPFDVLGVRVEEIGQVPMTIFMPRSDPLARKKSLTAADICERPFIALARNTPLRTTLDAYFARQGLRLNTIVETQTVRAACELVNRSIGITIADVMTATASHSAQTLIRPWPEMPPSPLGLIYPVGAPQTPAAQRFADLLAQMVRAGPEAFGPQWKPKD from the coding sequence ATGAGCACAACCAGTCATCTTCGCGCCTTCCGGGCGGTCATGGAAACCGGCGCCATCACCAGCGCCGCCGCGGCCTTGCGCCGGGCGCAGCCACAGATCAGCCGCTCGATCGCTGAACTGGAAGCCGAGATCGGCTTTCCGCTGTTCATTCGCGCGGGCCGCCGCGTCGCGCCGACGGAGCGGGCGATCAAGCTCTATGACGAAGTGTGCCGGGCGCTCGATGGGCTCGACCGTGTCGATCATGTGGTTGACGATCTGAGGCGGCAGGCCTCGGACGAATTGCGCATTCTGGCGCCCTCGCACGCCGCCTATTCCATCGTGCCCATCGCAATGGCGCACATGCGCCGGGAGCAGCCCGATCTGCGCTTTGCGCTGGAGATCGTTTCGCGCAACGCGCTGGGCGCCATCGTCACCTATCGCAATTTCGACATCGGCATCGCCGTTCTGCCCTTCGATGTGCTGGGCGTGCGCGTTGAGGAAATCGGCCAGGTGCCGATGACGATCTTCATGCCGCGCAGCGATCCTCTGGCGCGCAAGAAATCCCTCACAGCGGCCGACATTTGCGAGCGTCCGTTCATTGCGCTGGCGCGCAACACGCCGCTGCGGACCACGCTTGACGCTTATTTCGCGCGGCAGGGGCTGCGCCTGAACACCATTGTCGAGACGCAAACCGTGCGCGCCGCCTGCGAGCTCGTTAATCGCAGCATCGGCATTACGATCGCCGACGTGATGACGGCCACCGCGTCACACTCAGCGCAAACGCTGATCCGCCCCTGGCCCGAGATGCCGCCCTCGCCGCTGGGCCTGATCTATCCGGTGGGCGCGCCACAAACCCCAGCGGCGCAGCGCTTCGCCGACCTTCTGGCACAAATGGTGCGCGCCGGGCCAGAGGCGTTTGGACCGCAGTGGAAGCCTAAAGACTGA
- the nikR gene encoding nickel-responsive transcriptional regulator NikR, translating into MQRLTISLDDAIAAAIDTFMGKNGYSNRSEAIRDLVRDALVRAEGAGVETPECVAAVSYVYDYDGRDLALRLDKAQHDHHDLTISSMRTRLDHRNCMEVTLLKGPTAEVRKLAENTIAERGVRFGQINIVPMVAGGHRHSHGDHGHSHSHSTPAL; encoded by the coding sequence ATGCAGCGCCTCACCATCAGCCTCGACGATGCCATCGCCGCCGCGATCGATACCTTCATGGGCAAGAACGGCTATTCCAACCGCTCCGAGGCGATCCGCGACCTGGTGCGCGATGCCCTGGTGCGTGCCGAGGGCGCCGGGGTCGAGACGCCGGAATGCGTCGCCGCCGTCAGCTATGTCTATGATTATGACGGCCGCGATCTGGCGCTGCGCCTCGACAAGGCCCAGCACGACCACCACGACCTCACCATTTCCTCCATGCGCACGAGGCTCGATCACCGCAATTGCATGGAGGTGACCCTGCTCAAGGGGCCAACGGCCGAGGTGCGCAAGCTGGCCGAAAACACCATCGCCGAGCGCGGCGTGCGCTTCGGCCAGATCAACATCGTGCCGATGGTGGCGGGCGGCCATCGCCACAGCCACGGCGACCATGGCCACAGCCACAGCCATTCAACCCCGGCGCTTTAA
- a CDS encoding alpha/beta hydrolase: protein MSKTAASKPTVVLVHGGFVDGAGWEGVYKILKKDGYEVSIVQNPTTSLADDVAATKLAISQVDGPVVLVGHSYGGVVITETGTDPKVAGLVYITAFAPDQGESVQTLIANPPPGAPVPPILPPVNGFLFLDRTKFRDAFAGDVSEAQASFMADSQVPWGVEALAGAVTEPAWKSKPSFYLVATDDKMIPPPAQRQMAARAGATVSEAAGSHAIYVSKPQAVADLIEQAAQRIAA, encoded by the coding sequence ATGTCTAAGACTGCAGCTTCAAAGCCCACAGTGGTTCTCGTTCATGGTGGTTTCGTCGATGGCGCCGGTTGGGAAGGCGTCTACAAGATCCTGAAGAAGGACGGCTACGAGGTCAGCATCGTGCAAAACCCGACGACCTCGCTCGCCGATGACGTCGCCGCGACCAAGCTCGCGATCAGCCAGGTGGACGGCCCCGTGGTCCTCGTCGGCCACTCGTATGGTGGCGTCGTGATCACCGAGACCGGCACGGACCCGAAGGTCGCCGGCCTCGTCTACATCACCGCCTTCGCGCCCGACCAAGGCGAGTCCGTTCAGACCCTGATCGCCAACCCGCCGCCCGGCGCGCCCGTGCCGCCGATCCTGCCGCCAGTCAACGGCTTCCTCTTCCTCGATCGCACGAAATTCCGTGACGCCTTCGCCGGCGATGTCAGCGAAGCTCAGGCGAGCTTCATGGCGGACTCGCAAGTGCCGTGGGGCGTGGAAGCGCTCGCCGGGGCCGTGACCGAACCGGCGTGGAAGTCGAAGCCGAGCTTCTATCTCGTGGCAACCGACGACAAGATGATCCCGCCTCCGGCCCAGCGCCAGATGGCAGCACGCGCCGGTGCGACCGTGAGCGAAGCCGCCGGTAGCCATGCGATCTACGTCTCGAAGCCGCAGGCCGTCGCCGATCTGATCGAACAGGCCGCGCAGCGCATCGCCGCTTAA
- a CDS encoding TolC family outer membrane protein gives MISALACIAPANAETISSALARAYVNSPDINQQRAATRATDENVPKATSGYRPVITGQVQGGIQYLGTNGTGTYGVGPTIQTHTTPGTLSLGVTQNIWNGNRTINSVRQADSLVLNAREQLRLNEQALLANAAAAYMNVLRDTATLDLNNNNVEVLAEQLRLTEGRFKIGELTRTDVAQAQAALEGGRASAIVAQATLQASLAAYRQYIGVEAKNLDPARPLNRIVPRSVNDALNRAQSEHPLIQAALHNVDAVALSVKINEGALMPSVDAAASVSRAYEQLGIPGMHSTTASLTGTLTVPFYDGGVTYASIRQSKELLSQARLQADLQRDQVRAQVVSAWGQWEASARVIQSTQAAVRAAEIALNGVREEAKVGQRTTIEVLNQQQALLQSRVNLISAQRDRVVNSYVLLSSTGQLSAQSLGLRVTPYDPGIHYDQVKGKWFGTRTPDGR, from the coding sequence GTGATTTCTGCCCTGGCCTGTATCGCTCCAGCGAATGCGGAAACGATTTCCAGCGCTTTGGCGCGCGCCTATGTCAACAGTCCTGATATCAATCAGCAGCGTGCAGCAACGCGCGCCACGGACGAGAACGTGCCGAAGGCCACGTCCGGCTATCGTCCGGTCATCACCGGGCAGGTGCAGGGTGGTATTCAGTATCTCGGCACCAATGGGACCGGCACATACGGCGTCGGCCCCACCATCCAGACGCATACGACGCCAGGCACGTTGAGCTTGGGCGTGACGCAGAATATTTGGAATGGCAATCGCACCATCAATAGCGTGCGGCAGGCCGATTCCCTGGTTTTGAACGCGCGCGAACAATTGCGCTTGAACGAGCAGGCGCTGCTCGCCAATGCCGCCGCCGCCTATATGAACGTGCTGCGCGACACCGCGACGCTCGATCTGAACAACAACAATGTCGAGGTGCTCGCCGAGCAGCTCCGGTTGACGGAAGGCCGTTTCAAGATTGGCGAGTTGACGCGCACCGACGTCGCGCAGGCGCAAGCCGCGCTGGAGGGGGGACGCGCCAGTGCCATTGTCGCGCAGGCGACCTTGCAAGCCTCGCTGGCGGCTTACCGGCAATATATCGGGGTCGAGGCCAAGAACCTCGATCCGGCGCGCCCGCTCAATCGCATCGTCCCGCGTTCGGTCAACGATGCCTTGAACCGCGCGCAGTCGGAACATCCGTTGATCCAGGCGGCTTTGCACAATGTCGATGCCGTGGCGCTGTCGGTGAAGATCAACGAAGGCGCATTGATGCCTTCGGTTGATGCCGCCGCTTCCGTCAGTCGCGCTTATGAGCAGCTGGGCATTCCCGGCATGCATTCAACGACGGCGTCCCTCACCGGCACGTTGACCGTGCCGTTCTATGATGGCGGCGTGACCTATGCCTCGATCCGTCAGTCGAAAGAGTTGCTCAGCCAGGCTCGTCTGCAGGCCGATCTGCAGCGTGATCAGGTGCGTGCCCAGGTCGTCTCCGCCTGGGGCCAGTGGGAAGCCTCGGCCCGCGTCATCCAATCGACCCAGGCGGCCGTTCGCGCCGCTGAGATCGCCCTGAACGGTGTGCGCGAGGAAGCCAAGGTCGGCCAGCGCACGACGATCGAGGTGTTGAACCAGCAGCAGGCGCTGCTGCAGTCGCGCGTCAATCTGATCTCGGCGCAACGCGACCGTGTGGTCAATTCCTACGTCCTGTTGTCGTCCACCGGCCAGCTCTCGGCCCAGTCGCTTGGCCTGCGCGTCACGCCCTACGATCCGGGCATTCACTACGATCAGGTGAAGGGCAAGTGGTTCGGCACCCGCACGCCTGATGGGCGCTGA
- a CDS encoding LysR family transcriptional regulator yields MNLRQLGYFIKVIDAGTMTAAAEALHLAQPALGAQIRQLEEELGVALILRHSRGVTATPAGKLLYERAQRILGEVEQAARDVRALNAQKQEHLRLGVNSSMVIMLGPDILMDAEKRLPDLAISLVEERTPVLLDALAHDQVDITFLYNIDDRPDLVRRALLEEDLLLVTAPDKQPASETVSFAEALRYDLAIGGERGILRHIVETEARRLSLNVNVAYEVHSMLTMKTMVARGTAATILPYSLVSKELRSGSLAARRIDRPALTWTLYVARRRNARSALDDAQVDAHIERLVEAMLERTKPWARRLT; encoded by the coding sequence ATCAATCTCCGTCAACTCGGCTATTTTATCAAAGTGATCGACGCCGGCACGATGACGGCGGCGGCGGAGGCTTTGCATCTGGCGCAGCCGGCGCTGGGCGCGCAGATCCGCCAGCTCGAAGAGGAGCTGGGCGTCGCGCTCATCCTGCGCCATTCGCGCGGCGTCACCGCGACGCCGGCCGGCAAACTGCTCTATGAACGGGCGCAGCGCATTCTCGGCGAAGTGGAGCAGGCGGCGCGCGATGTGCGGGCGCTCAATGCGCAAAAGCAGGAGCATCTGCGCCTCGGCGTCAATTCGAGCATGGTGATCATGCTTGGCCCCGACATTCTGATGGATGCGGAAAAGCGCCTGCCCGATCTCGCCATCAGCCTGGTCGAAGAGCGCACGCCCGTGCTGCTCGATGCGCTGGCGCACGATCAGGTCGACATCACCTTCCTCTACAATATCGACGACCGGCCCGACCTCGTCCGGCGCGCCTTGCTCGAAGAGGATCTGCTGCTGGTGACGGCGCCCGACAAGCAGCCGGCGAGCGAAACCGTCAGTTTCGCCGAGGCGCTGCGCTATGATCTGGCCATCGGCGGCGAACGCGGCATTTTACGCCACATCGTCGAAACCGAGGCGCGGCGCCTGTCGCTCAACGTCAACGTCGCCTACGAAGTGCATTCGATGTTGACCATGAAAACCATGGTGGCGCGGGGCACGGCGGCGACGATCCTGCCTTACAGCCTGGTGTCCAAGGAGCTGCGCAGCGGCAGCCTGGCCGCTCGGCGGATCGACCGGCCGGCGCTCACCTGGACGCTCTATGTCGCCCGCCGCCGCAATGCCCGCTCGGCGCTCGATGATGCCCAGGTCGACGCCCATATCGAGCGCCTGGTGGAAGCCATGTTGGAGCGCACGAAGCCCTGGGCCCGCCGCCTGACTTAG